One Hevea brasiliensis isolate MT/VB/25A 57/8 chromosome 5, ASM3005281v1, whole genome shotgun sequence genomic region harbors:
- the LOC110633329 gene encoding tropinone reductase homolog At5g06060-like translates to MADVPNFREKRWSLKGMTALVTGGTRGMGHAIVEELAGFEVAVHTCSRNQEELDQCLKEWKNKGFKVTGSVCDVFYTDQREKLMETVSSIFHGKLNILVNNAAKGMIKDAVEYTAEDISRIMSTNFVSVFHLCQLSYPLFKASGYGSIVNISSNSSLLAIPSLSVYEASKGAVNQITKNLACEWAKDNIRVNAVSPGLIRTSLYDFGKEFPEVAGFLNRYITQTPISRPGEPYEISSMVAFLCFPTASFITGQVIVVDGGFTVNGFCHPNIN, encoded by the exons ATGGCGGATGTACCCAATTTTAGGGAAAAGAGATGGTCACTCAAGGGAATGACTGCTCTAGTTACCGGGGGCACCCGAGGCATGGG GCATGCTATAGTAGAAGAATTAGCAGGATTTGAGGTGGCGGTGCACACGTGTTCACGCAACCAAGAGGAGCTTGATCAGTGTTTAAAAGAATGGAAAAACAAAGGTTTCAAAGTAACTGGGTCTGTATGCGACGTTTTTTATACAGACCAAAGGGAGAAACTCATGGAGACTGTTTCCTCCATCTTTCACGGAAAGCTCAACATTCTT GTGAATAACGCTGCAAAAGGTATGATCAAAGATGCTGTAGAGTATACTGCTGAAGACATTTCCCGTATAATGAGCACCAATTTTGTGTCAGTTTTTCATCTATGTCAACTTTCGTATCCTCTCTTTAAGGCTTCTGGATATGGAAGTATTGTAAATATTTCCTCCAATTCCAGCTTGCTAGCTATCCCTTCTCTTTCTGTCTATGAAGCCTCGAaag GTGCAGTAAATCAAATCACAAAGAACTTGGCATGTGAGTGGGCTAAGGACAACATTCGAGTTAATGCAGTTTCACCAGGGCTAATCAGAACTTCTCTCTATGACTTTGGAAAG GAATTTCCTGAAGTTGCAGGATTTTTGAATAGATATATCACTCAAACTCCCATTTCTCGGCCTGGAGAGCCGTACGAGATTTCATCAATGGTGGCATTCCTTTGCTTCCCTACTGCTTCATTTATCACCGGTCAGGTTATTGTTGTTGATGGAGGATTCACCGTCAATGGTTTCTGCCACCCAAACATTAACTAA